The Streptomyces sp. JB150 genomic interval GCGGTGGTTGGGGCGCTCGGGGAGTGGGACGCTGAAGGTGGGGATCGAAGAGGGGATCCGTGCCAAGGAGACCCGGGAGACCCGGGAGGCCCGTATGGGACGCGACGTCCCGGAGCTGACGTTCACCCGTGAGGACCGTCGCCGGTTCCGGACCAAGATGCACACGTGCCTCGACGTGTTCGCGCGGATGCTGCGCGAGTCGCGGTTCGACTTCGAGCGCCCCCAGGTCGGCCTGGAGATCGAGCTGAACCTCGTGGACGACGCCGCCGAGCCCGCCCTGCGCAGCACGGACGTCCTGGAGCAGATCGCCGACCCGGCCTGGTCGAGTGAGCTGGGCCGGTTCAACCTGGAGATCAACATCGCGCCCCGGCGACTGATCGCCGGCGGCCCCGACTCCTGGGAGAAGGAGATCCGGGACGCGCTCAACCACGCCGAGGACAAGGCGGCGGTCGGCGCGCACCTCGTCATGATCGGCATCCTGCCGACGCTGGAACAGAAGGACGTGGGCCTCGCTGCCCTCTCCGAGAACCCGCGCTACCACCTGCTCAACGAGCAGATCTTCTCCGCCCGCGGCGAGGACCTGCTGATCTCGGTGGACGGTGTCGAACGCCTGCGCACGTACGCCGACACGATCACGCCGGAAGCCGCGTGCACCAGCACCCAGTTCCACCTCCAGGTCTCCCCGGACGAGTTCGCCGCGTACTGGAACGCCGCGCAGGCCATCGCGGGAGTCCAGGTCGCCCTGGCGGCCAACTCCCCGTTCCTGTTCGGCAGGGAACTGTGGCGCGAGACCCGTGTCCCCCTGTTCGAGCAGGCCACCGACACCCGCCCGGACGAGATCAAGGTGCAGGGAGTGCGGCCCCGCGTCTGGTTCGGCGAGCGGTGGATCACCACCGTCTTCGACCTGTTCGAGGAGAACGTACGGTACTTCCCCGCGCTGCTGCCGCTGTGCGACGACGAGGACCCGCAGGAGACACTCGACCGCGGCGGCATCCCCCAACTCGGTGAACTGACCCTGCACAACGGCACGGTCTACCGCTGGAACCGCCCCGTCTACGCCGTCGTCGACGGAGTACCGCACCTGCGCGTCGAGAACCGGGTGCTGCCCGCCGGCCCCACCGTGGCCGACATCCTGTCCAA includes:
- a CDS encoding glutamate-cysteine ligase family protein is translated as MGRDVPELTFTREDRRRFRTKMHTCLDVFARMLRESRFDFERPQVGLEIELNLVDDAAEPALRSTDVLEQIADPAWSSELGRFNLEINIAPRRLIAGGPDSWEKEIRDALNHAEDKAAVGAHLVMIGILPTLEQKDVGLAALSENPRYHLLNEQIFSARGEDLLISVDGVERLRTYADTITPEAACTSTQFHLQVSPDEFAAYWNAAQAIAGVQVALAANSPFLFGRELWRETRVPLFEQATDTRPDEIKVQGVRPRVWFGERWITTVFDLFEENVRYFPALLPLCDDEDPQETLDRGGIPQLGELTLHNGTVYRWNRPVYAVVDGVPHLRVENRVLPAGPTVADILSNGAFYYGLTRTLVDEDRPVWSRMSFSVAEANLHAAARHGIDAQLYWPGMGEVPVTELVLRRLLPLAHRGLEQFGMDTAWREPLLGIIEQRCVNGRNGALWQSEMFHHIQDIDHTGRHEALRRMTGQYIDYMHLNAPAHTWPVD